The genomic window CGCAGACACAGCTCGTTCTCCGAAGCGATGGCGCGCGTCAGATCACCGGCCGCCTCGAGGCTTCCTCGCAGATCATTGGCGATCTCCTGATAGCGTATCAACCAAAGGCCCTCGGAGTTATTTCAAGCATAAAAGATACAAATTCAATACAAGTCAAGAGGCCATTTGCCAGCGTTTTTTCTGCTGCTCGGGCGTGGAAACCACACATAGGCCTTGACGGCCCCGGCTGCTTGGGCCACAAAATTATCGGAATGCAATTCCGGTTTTTTCATGCGCACCGCCGTCGATCGAATCTTTGACCTCTTGGGCGCTCTGACGGAGCAGGCCTCCGGCTTGTCACTGCAGGAGGCGGCACAAGCGTCGCGATTGTCCAAGCCAACGGCGCATCGGCTGCTGACCGACATGATCGGGCGTGGCATCGTCCGTCAGGACAAGGCAAGCGGCAACTACGCCTTGACGTTGGACCTGGCGCTCATCGCCTTCAAGCACCTCGGTGAACTCGGTTTTCTTGATATCTGCCAGCCGACGCTCGATGAACTGGCCGCGCTCTCGGGCGAATTGGTGCGGCTTGCCTGGCGCGACCATGATCGCCTCGTCATTCTGAGCGAAGCACAAGGCGCCAAGCCGGGCCTGCGTTTCGATGCCAATCTCGGCCGCCCCGTGGTGCTGCACACCATGGCGGCAGGCAAGGTTTTCCTGGCATCGCTGCCGCGGGCCGAGGCGCTGCGACTCGTGCGCAACCAGGGGCTGATGGGAAGCCCGGACACGGGCCCCAGCGCCATTCAGTCAGAGGACGAACTCGCGCTCGAGCTGTCTCGCGTGGAACGCCAGGGCTATGCACTGGCCTATGACGAGGGCGATCTCGGCGCGGCCGCTATCGCAGTGCCGATCCTCGACCCGAAAACCCGCGTCTTTCTCGGAAGTGTTGCCATCGTCGGCCCGACCGTTCGGTGGACCAAGGCCAAACTCAGCGAACTGGCCCCATCCCTGAACGAAGCGGCGGCGGCCATCGCCGGCAAGGCGGCCGTTGCTCCCTTCTGCCGCCGCATCGCCGAGGCTCAAATGCGGACATCAAGGACGGGATAATGACAGACCGGCGCTTTCCCACCCTCGCCATCCTGACGGCCGTCGGTCTTATCTTGGCTTGGGAGGTTGCCGTCCGGGCTCTCGACGTTCCCGCCTATCTCTTCCCATCCCCCAGCACGATCGTCAGAAGCCTGGCCGTCAACTGGGCGCATGTCGCCGATAACGCCATACCAACGACGATCAATATGGTCGGTGGCTTCCTGTTGAGCGCGGCGGTCGGCATTCCGCTTGCCATGGCGCTCGCCTATTCCGCGCTGTTCGAGCGCGCCTTCTATCCGATCGTCGTCTTTCTGCAGATCGT from Hyphomicrobiales bacterium includes these protein-coding regions:
- a CDS encoding Transcriptional regulator, IclR family produces the protein MRTAVDRIFDLLGALTEQASGLSLQEAAQASRLSKPTAHRLLTDMIGRGIVRQDKASGNYALTLDLALIAFKHLGELGFLDICQPTLDELAALSGELVRLAWRDHDRLVILSEAQGAKPGLRFDANLGRPVVLHTMAAGKVFLASLPRAEALRLVRNQGLMGSPDTGPSAIQSEDELALELSRVERQGYALAYDEGDLGAAAIAVPILDPKTRVFLGSVAIVGPTVRWTKAKLSELAPSLNEAAAAIAGKAAVAPFCRRIAEAQMRTSRTG